One window of the Desulfolucanica intricata genome contains the following:
- a CDS encoding NADH-quinone oxidoreductase subunit B: MELNNKHQIEELTKDPVIVNEVKRLIHIAPVEKILNIARAHSIWPLGFGLACCAIEALMGANGPRYDLSRFGYEVLRSSPRQADVMVVAGTITNKSAPFVVRLYEQMPEPKWVIAVGSCAISGGPFVDSYYVVPGAKELIPVDVFVPGCPPRPEAVIDGFLMLKKKILDPKVVTS, encoded by the coding sequence ATGGAGCTAAATAATAAACATCAAATCGAGGAGTTAACAAAGGATCCTGTCATTGTTAACGAAGTTAAAAGGCTCATTCACATAGCACCGGTTGAAAAAATATTAAATATAGCCAGAGCTCATTCTATCTGGCCCTTGGGTTTCGGTCTTGCATGCTGTGCGATTGAGGCTTTAATGGGTGCAAACGGTCCCCGTTATGACCTGTCGCGTTTTGGTTATGAGGTTTTGCGTTCATCACCACGGCAGGCTGATGTAATGGTGGTTGCAGGAACTATTACAAATAAATCAGCACCCTTCGTAGTCAGGCTTTATGAACAAATGCCTGAACCAAAGTGGGTTATTGCTGTAGGCAGTTGCGCCATATCAGGTGGGCCGTTTGTTGATTCTTATTATGTTGTGCCCGGGGCTAAGGAACTGATCCCGGTTGATGTATTTGTTCCTGGTTGCCCACCACGCCCGGAAGCTGTTATTGACGGTTTCCTGATGCTTAAGAAAAAGATTCTCGATCCTAAGGTGGTGACTAGCTAG
- a CDS encoding NADH-quinone oxidoreductase subunit C, with the protein MEEKNSVEEAVVIDTNTQVITSEEKLKVVLEEIKNKYTEINISDEQQIITVPVAGIIEFMQDLKNNYSFDFLSNLTAVDYPDKNKFDVIYNLNSIEQGYSIYVKTEVSRENPELPSVFPIWGGANWQEREVYDLLGIVFTGHPNLKRILLDDAFEGYPLRRDFEWEGGRQ; encoded by the coding sequence ATGGAAGAGAAGAACAGCGTTGAAGAAGCTGTTGTAATAGATACCAATACCCAAGTTATTACCTCAGAAGAGAAGCTTAAAGTAGTTTTAGAGGAGATTAAGAATAAGTATACAGAAATCAATATATCAGATGAGCAGCAAATTATTACTGTACCTGTTGCCGGTATAATTGAATTTATGCAAGATTTGAAAAATAACTATTCTTTTGATTTTTTAAGTAACTTAACAGCTGTTGACTATCCGGATAAGAATAAATTTGATGTGATATACAATCTTAACTCTATAGAACAGGGGTACTCAATCTATGTAAAAACTGAGGTTAGTAGAGAGAACCCCGAGCTTCCGTCTGTATTTCCCATTTGGGGTGGGGCAAATTGGCAGGAAAGAGAAGTATACGACCTGTTAGGTATAGTTTTTACCGGTCACCCGAATTTGAAGAGGATACTACTTGACGATGCCTTTGAAGGGTATCCCCTTCGCAGGGATTTTGAATGGGAGGGCGGCAGGCAGTAA
- a CDS encoding NADH-quinone oxidoreductase subunit D, whose amino-acid sequence MLKTETFTLNFGPQHPSTHGVFQIILTLDGETIVKAEPVCGYLHRGLEKLAEARTYTQVIPYTDRMDYLAAMLNNLGYVQAVEKLAGIEVPERAEYIRIIAGELSRLTSHVLATGVYALDIGGFTGFLLCFRERERMMDLMEELCGSRMTVSYMRIGGVADDIPEGWLDKLKKLMDDMPGYIDEYDDLITGNEIFQARTKHVGKLTAEKAIHYSLSGPVLRGSGVNYDLRKVKPYGIYDRFDFEVPLGENGDCFSRFRCRVLEMRQSVRIIQQAIEQIREIDGPIQAKVPKMFKPPKGEIYHEIEGAKGILGYNIVSDGTNKPYRVHVRRPSFINLGYLDEMCRGWKIADVVAILGSIDIVLGEVDC is encoded by the coding sequence ATGTTAAAAACAGAAACGTTTACTCTCAACTTTGGCCCGCAGCACCCCAGTACCCACGGTGTTTTCCAAATTATACTGACCCTTGACGGGGAAACCATTGTTAAAGCCGAACCGGTTTGTGGGTATTTGCACCGGGGTCTTGAAAAACTTGCCGAAGCCCGTACCTATACTCAGGTGATTCCTTATACTGACAGGATGGATTACCTGGCGGCAATGTTAAATAACCTGGGTTATGTTCAGGCTGTGGAAAAGTTGGCGGGAATAGAGGTGCCTGAAAGGGCGGAATATATTCGAATTATAGCCGGCGAGTTGTCTCGACTAACCAGTCACGTTTTAGCAACCGGGGTATATGCTCTGGATATTGGTGGTTTTACCGGCTTTCTGCTATGCTTCCGTGAGCGGGAGCGGATGATGGATTTGATGGAAGAGCTATGTGGTTCACGGATGACGGTTAGTTATATGCGTATTGGCGGAGTAGCTGATGACATTCCCGAAGGCTGGCTGGATAAACTTAAGAAATTAATGGATGATATGCCGGGCTACATTGATGAATATGACGACTTGATTACCGGTAACGAAATTTTTCAGGCCCGTACGAAGCATGTAGGGAAGCTTACCGCTGAAAAAGCAATTCACTATAGTTTAAGTGGACCGGTTTTAAGAGGTTCGGGCGTTAATTATGACTTGCGTAAAGTAAAACCCTATGGAATATATGATCGCTTTGATTTTGAAGTACCCCTGGGTGAGAACGGTGATTGTTTTTCCCGATTCCGCTGCCGGGTGTTAGAAATGCGTCAATCTGTTAGAATTATTCAACAGGCAATCGAGCAAATAAGAGAGATTGATGGACCTATTCAGGCTAAAGTTCCCAAAATGTTTAAACCTCCGAAAGGTGAAATATATCATGAAATTGAAGGTGCTAAAGGTATTTTGGGATATAACATTGTAAGTGACGGTACGAATAAGCCTTACCGGGTACATGTCAGACGTCCCTCATTTATTAATCTTGGCTATCTTGACGAGATGTGCCGGGGTTGGAAGATAGCTGATGTAGTGGCTATTTTGGGTAGTATTGACATTGTTTTGGGTGAAGTGGACTGTTAA